In the genome of Cellvibrio sp. KY-YJ-3, one region contains:
- a CDS encoding DUF1080 domain-containing protein produces MKLSLLAWAGLATALVTSSVQAAEWRSLFNGKDLTGWQPYVSFQPETNAYNLVSKHTPRGINNDPKKVFSVVDGLLRVSGEEWGGLTSLEEFGAFHLKFDVKWGEKKWSPRLDAPRDSGLLYFAVGPEGAQSSHWLRSHEFQVQEGDSGDYHSLDGVIIDVHATDTNIGDWKFYAYDPKAPLRKDIAARVLKLGLHEKPSGEWDTMEVIADGETLIHKVNGHEVFRGFNSRHKVDGKYVPLARGKLQIQSEGAETFYRNIQIKALDKPAAED; encoded by the coding sequence ATGAAATTATCCCTTTTGGCATGGGCAGGTCTGGCGACTGCGCTGGTGACGAGCAGTGTGCAAGCGGCCGAATGGCGCTCACTGTTTAACGGTAAGGATCTCACCGGCTGGCAGCCTTATGTGAGTTTTCAGCCTGAAACCAATGCCTATAACCTGGTTTCCAAACACACCCCGCGCGGTATTAACAACGATCCCAAAAAAGTGTTTAGCGTGGTGGATGGCCTGTTGCGGGTATCGGGTGAAGAGTGGGGTGGTTTGACCTCGCTGGAAGAGTTCGGCGCTTTTCATTTGAAGTTTGATGTGAAGTGGGGCGAGAAGAAATGGTCGCCACGCTTGGATGCCCCGCGCGATAGCGGCCTGCTGTATTTTGCCGTAGGGCCGGAAGGCGCCCAGAGCAGCCACTGGTTGCGCAGCCACGAGTTTCAGGTGCAAGAGGGCGATAGCGGCGATTACCACAGCCTGGACGGGGTGATTATTGACGTGCACGCCACCGACACCAACATTGGCGATTGGAAATTCTACGCCTATGACCCCAAAGCACCGCTGCGCAAAGATATCGCCGCGCGTGTATTGAAGCTTGGTCTCCACGAAAAACCCAGCGGTGAGTGGGACACCATGGAAGTGATTGCCGATGGTGAAACACTAATCCATAAAGTGAATGGTCATGAAGTATTTCGCGGCTTTAATTCCCGTCACAAGGTCGATGGTAAATACGTCCCGCTGGCGCGCGGCAAGTTGCAAATCCAATCCGAAGGGGCCGAGACTTTTTATCGCAATATCCAGATAAAAGCACTGGATAAACCGGCGGCGGAGGATTAA